Sequence from the Amaranthus tricolor cultivar Red isolate AtriRed21 chromosome 1, ASM2621246v1, whole genome shotgun sequence genome:
CGTCATGTTTCAATTCACTCATAAAAGAATCAATACGCCTCATTCGCAGTGGCCAAATTGCCTCATTCCTCGTACGCCAAATCATGTAAATTAGGTTGGAAAAGCAAGCCATGAGGATTTGTTGTTGAATCTTAGGCAATTTTTTAACCCTACTGATAGACCATGAAATAATTGTAAATATATTGTATTAGCTAAATATAGCATGGGATACCTAAATTATAGCCCTACCATTATTATCCTAGATTATAGCCTAAATTATTGTAAATGATTGATTATATAAATATGGTATATGATGTAATAAGAAAGGTAAGGAATTATattcttacatggtatcagTGTTCTTCCTTCTTCACGCTTTCGCATTCTTCTTCCTctaatcatcttcttccattgctGTATCATTGTATCAGTGTTTGTAACAGCAATTACTGTATCCGTGAACCATGAGCGCATCAAAATCCTCACACTCCTTCCACCCGGCTCTTGCCGTTTCAAACATCAAGACCCATGTTCCGATCACACTTGAAATGGAGAACATTCAATATGCGAATTGGGCTGAATTATTTAAAGTTCATTGTCGGTCTCACCGCGTTCTTCACCATATTATCAAACCCAAAAACCCAGACGGGACAGATAAAGAACCCGATGATGACCACGATATGTGGGATACCCTTGATGCTGCTGTAGTTCAGTGGATTTATTCCACAATCTCCACGGACCTGCTCAACACCGTCATTGAAGCAGATGTATCGGCAATGACGTTATGGAACCGGCTTCGTGATTTGTTTCAAGACAATGAAAATTCCCGGGCCGTAGCTTTGGATCATGAATTTAACAACACCTATTTGCGGGATTTTCCATCAGTCTCCGCGTATTGCCAGCATCTCAAAACGCTGGCTGATCAACTCAAAAATGTGGGAGCCCCGGTATCGAACAACCGTTTGGTGTTACGAATGGTAGCCGGTCTCACCTCCGCGTATCAAGGGGTTGCTTCTGTCATTCGCCACAAGAAAGTTTTACCCCCGTTTTATGAGGTTCGATCGATGTTGGCATTGGAAGAGGCTAGCATGAAGGGAGTGACGGCTGGGGGTGATGAAGCTATGGTGGCCGCTGCTAAGGACACCAATGACTCCTCTGATTATGGTGCTCAACGTCCTGATTATGATGGCCATATCAAATTACCCAGAAACCGAAACAATAAAAGCCGCAACAATGGTCACGGTGGACGTATCAACAGTGGTGGTTATGG
This genomic interval carries:
- the LOC130810775 gene encoding uncharacterized protein LOC130810775, encoding MSASKSSHSFHPALAVSNIKTHVPITLEMENIQYANWAELFKVHCRSHRVLHHIIKPKNPDGTDKEPDDDHDMWDTLDAAVVQWIYSTISTDLLNTVIEADVSAMTLWNRLRDLFQDNENSRAVALDHEFNNTYLRDFPSVSAYCQHLKTLADQLKNVGAPVSNNRLVLRMVAGLTSAYQGVASVIRHKKVLPPFYEVRSMLALEEASMKGVTAGGDEAMVAAAKDTNDSSDYGAQRPDYDGHIKLPRNRNNKSRNNGHGGRINSGGYGPRTGGRGNRGNSGGNGGSRGGHAGGHGSQHQWQQWWSLMQRFPWAMPPCPYPTQPWGRQHGLGQSGILGPKPQQQQAHVADSQWTPTAIESAMHTMTLSPPDSNWYMDTGATSHMTSTQDREAANEM